TGTTGGtgcagagagaggcagacatGGCAGCGCTCCAGGTTTATATTGTCTGGGGGATTTCAGATTAGCTCCCCCCTTTGCTGCTCCTCTTGTTGCAATGAAGTGTCTGCTGAGGTGAGCTGAACCTTTGAACCTCACAATTTATCTTCCTGTGATCTCTCCACAGGAGGGAATGTGTTTTTCTGCATCCTTTAACAATATCACATCAAGTGAAAAAGGTTCCTCGTCTTTGGTGTTCTAATCTTCATATCCAGCTTGTATGCAGCGATTACAAACTCCCAGACACGAAAACAGTGGTGGGCTGTAACTAAGcactgtactcaagtacagaTTCCTGctacttgtacttcacttgagtatttccatttagtACAACTTTATCGCCCTGCttcactacatctcagaggtgATTATTGTACTTTATAGTGCACTCCATTTGTCCGACAGCTTTAATTGTCTTTCAGACGACACTTTGTCATCTCCTTCCCGTCCATTATaaaaccacgtatctccagatgtgttggtGTTGAATGCTTGTGATGAACTCAAGGATGAAGTGTTCCTTTATGTGTTGAGAAAATTCTCCTACTTCTTAAgctaaataaagtctttaaaaagcctcTTGGATCAGCTGAAAAATGCATCGTCACAAAGGTGAAAAATTTTCTGACACCATGAACAGTTGACTTTTTAGAGATACAtggttctcacaggacagcCACGCTGCAGACATATattatagaatatgatgcacTGATATTGATAGAACTACCCAGCAGCATCTCAAAGGAGGTAAAATTAGCACAACCgtaaacatctacagcagtaaaatgcatCATTACAGTCATATTAACCCATCATATATACTATGGAAACACAGGCAAGATCATTTTACTGCaaataagtacttttacttttaactttgaAGTAAATCTTGCTGATTCATACTTTTAAGTAATGTTTTAAGTGCAGGACTCTTTCTTCTAGTATTCtcccagtgtggtattagtacttttactgcagtaaaaggaTTTGCATACTTCTTCCAGCTCTGCATGGAAGCAGCTCAACATCCCGGTCACTCTGTGGGAACATAACTGGTCCGGCGGAGGATTTAAACAGCAGGGTTTAATTCAGTAGCTTTGGAGATTTTAATTATTCATCTAATTTTGATCATTTTAATTAAGTTCAGGCACACATTTGGCAGCTGcaaaataaatccccaacacGGACAAGAAGAAGTGAGGAATGAGATTAATGGAGTCatgtaacactttttttttttcaggcacAAAAATGGCGCTGAAGTTTCTGAGGAAGAAGACCACCAAGCTGAAGAGCTTCCTGAGAGAGTACAGCATCTCCCTCTACCTGTCGCCCTGCCCCTTCATCATCAACATGTACGGCATTGCCTTCGAAACAGACGAGTACTACATCTTTGCTCAGGAGTACGCCCTGGCAGGGGATCTGTTCGACATCATCCCTCCACAGGTGAGAGAAaaatgtacatatacagtattagatGCCATATTCTTGAAATTTTGTGGTAAGCAGCTTACCATCATCGCCAATGTccattgtgagagaaaaaaaataatttagaaatCATAGAAAAAAAGGCACTCCGTAGAACTGCAAAACTGAAGTATTCTTGATCATGTCATGTTGTATCAAAGTAATCCAGCAatattttttatgacataatatactatgactttttataattttaattgcacttatgacatactatacatgatTGTTTTTGACCCGCTATAATGTGACCTGTTATGCTTTTTTATGACCTACTAAACTATGAATTATATATGACTTTATTACAttctatacaatgactttttatgattttatgacatacttttctatgactttttaaagatttttatgacatactctACTTCAAATTCTGTATTACTTTATGACATAATACTATGATTTTTCATGATTTCTTCATGGCATACTAATCTGTGACTGTTTATGACTTtattatgacatattatactatgactttttatgatttttatttacatattatactaagacttttaatgatttttttaatgacatactatgctatatatatatataataatattgtttaAGGATGCACTATACAATCATCATGTTTTAACGTTTTCCTTGGTAACAAAGTAATCCTGTGATATTTCTCTGTACATCCATGAATATACTGCAAggaactactactactgctgtagcGCGGGATTAATAGAGTCTatcttttcttatcttatcttactaCTAGCATTCTGCATACCTTCAATGGTATAAATGGTAATGGGAAtccaaaatataaacaaataggCAGAGAAACGTGGCTTGCAGCTAACAAACTGAATCCATTGCAATTCCAATATGACACATCCCCCGGAGCACTGGGGAACTGGAGCAAAACTTGGAGCATAGAAGTAAGACAATGAATGAAATAATCAGTTACAAAATccaatatgttgttgttgttctttggcaGTTTGCTGCAGTAACAAGTTCAAATTCTTTTTACTGTTAACAATAACAGTAAAGAAGTGAATTCAATTCTTAGACATCATCCACAAATCACCTAGTGGAACAACATCTAATTAGAATCTTAACAGGGCTAAATATAGCAAAAATACAGGAATCTGTAATAATACAGTGGGAGACACAGTAATAGTACAGATACTGTCAAATGTGTAAACTGCAATGTAAGGGTGTGCAGTCATGTAGTAAATGTCGATACGTAATGAGAACAGGTCGTAGACGGGGATGTATCTGACTCACCCTGCAAAAGATAGCGGCACTCGCTCGATGGGCGTTCCTAGTGCATGGCCCACTCCTGGTTGCTTGGCAAATGTAAATCTGGTGATCCTGTATCGATAGTAGTATGCTATTGCCTAGTATCTGCAAGAGGTCTCTCAAGTCACTTCAGAGGCATGGTCAAGTCACAAGAACGATGTTTTGGATATAAAGTATTTAATTCTCGACAGGTATATGAgataaaaatgccaaacatatTAGATATATACAGAAATACGATGTCCTGAAGCGTCTCTGCCATCTTAAATGATTTTCTTTGACTCAAGCAACCAACGTACGTACGCCACGCTTCCCTCACGCTGCCTTCACTCCGATTGGCTGTCGCCTTGTGGCATCGCTCAGCATTTGCATAAAATTGACTTCTTGTCTATTTTGGCCCCGCCTTGCTGGCAGACAGCCACTCCCACTGAAAGTAAATGGCAGCCTGCCCTTTTGTCGCTGTCTCTTGTAGCTAATGCGACTGAGTGGTAAACATTTAGCGCGGTTGGGGTTATTCTTGAACTGATGACGGTGGTGTTATATACAGTACGTGACCTCattgttcttcttctctgttcagGTGGGACTCTCTGAGGCGGTGGCCAAGCGCTGCGTCCACCAGGTGGCCATCGCCCTGGACTacctgcactgtaagaagctgGTCCACAGAGACATCAAACCCGAGAACATCCTCATTTTTGACAAAGAGTGCCGGAAGGTCAAGCTCTCAGACTTTGGCATGACACGGCGCGCCGGCTCTCCGGTGAAGCGGGTGAGCGGCACGATCCCGTACACGGCGCCTGAGCTGTGCGACACCGCGCGGCAGGAGGGCTTTTGCGTGGACTACAGCACGGACGTGTGGGCGTTTGGCGTGCTGCTCTTCTGCATGCTGACAGGGAACTTCCCCTGGGAGAAGGCCATGCCGAACGACACCTTCTATGAGGAGTTTGTGCGCTGGCAGCGTCGCCGGACGGGCACGGTGCCGTCGCAGTGGCGCCGCTTCACTGACGAGGGCCTACGAATGTTTCGCAGGCTCCTCTCCATCGAGCAGGAGCGCCGCTGCTCCGTCAAAGAAGTCTTCAGCTACTTCAACCAGTGCTGGATGCTGGACACCGAGAACGGGAACAGCAGCAGCTCGGCGAGCAGTGCGCCTCCTCTGGACATCTGCTCGTCTTCATCTGAAGAGGACGCATTGGTGGACAGACTGAAGCAGCAGAGCTTATCGCCTGCTTGTGTGGTGGCGAAGGGGAGCATCATGATGGACACCCACTACTCCTCCATGTCCACGAACAGCTCGCCGTCCTCCACCGGCAGCTACGAGCGCGTCAACAGGGAAAACAACGAAAGAGGACGCATGCTGGTGGCAACGCCCATTGAGATCTGCGTGTAGAGACGGCTGACGCTGCGTTTCAgaatgctgggggggggggcgtgctTAGCTTCCCTGCGGATTTACTCATTTCTGATGAAGACGAGCTCTGAGGAAATGAGCAGGGGGACGATCACAAGCCTCCTGTATGTGATTTATACTTCAGATACTGAAAGGAACTCCATGGATGACCTGTGAAGAGATTTAAGCTGAAGggtgaagaaaggaaaaaaaaaaaaaaattcataatcCACAAACAATATGTCCAAATGTTTGGAAAAATCCAGTCACTGCAAAAATAATGTGTGAAGAAAGAGATGTTGTTGGCTTTCAATAAAATGATCTGTCGATGGTACTATTATGTATTGTAGTGTACCATTTTTAATGGTTGGTAGATGGGTTTCTGTAAAGTGTGTTTTCTTTAGTCTATCTTTCTTCAATTTGGagttaaacatgtatttatatcagatgcatttatttatgattTGTTGTATGAGAGATCTGAAGtcagattttgtcattttttattttctctgagaaataaaaatttgaattgCTGTAGAAGCAGGTGGCTCTCACAGaccaacattttcattttaaatattcgTCACCATGTTGTCGTGATCTCCCATAAAGGTAGAAGTATGCAGACTGTTTTTTCaccca
The nucleotide sequence above comes from Etheostoma spectabile isolate EspeVRDwgs_2016 chromosome 15, UIUC_Espe_1.0, whole genome shotgun sequence. Encoded proteins:
- the unm_sa1261 gene encoding serine/threonine-protein kinase SBK1, producing the protein MNSSPHGSRASIDILEELQLIAAQNLEKLDINKYYEVVCELGKGTYGKVDLVIHKIRGTKMALKFLRKKTTKLKSFLREYSISLYLSPCPFIINMYGIAFETDEYYIFAQEYALAGDLFDIIPPQVGLSEAVAKRCVHQVAIALDYLHCKKLVHRDIKPENILIFDKECRKVKLSDFGMTRRAGSPVKRVSGTIPYTAPELCDTARQEGFCVDYSTDVWAFGVLLFCMLTGNFPWEKAMPNDTFYEEFVRWQRRRTGTVPSQWRRFTDEGLRMFRRLLSIEQERRCSVKEVFSYFNQCWMLDTENGNSSSSASSAPPLDICSSSSEEDALVDRLKQQSLSPACVVAKGSIMMDTHYSSMSTNSSPSSTGSYERVNRENNERGRMLVATPIEICV